One window of Sinorhizobium numidicum genomic DNA carries:
- a CDS encoding NAD+ synthase has product MTAQIAAPSTLRIAVAQLNPTVGDIAGNLAKAREARADAARQGADLLLFTELFISGYPPEDLVLKPAFLKACLQAVEKLAAETEDGGPGVVIGFPRRAGSLRHNSVAVLDAGKIIAIRDKVDLPNYGEFDEKRVFDTGEMPGPVNFRGVRIGIPICEDIWGDLGVCETLKESGAEILLSPNGSPYYRGKVDVRHQVVLKQVIETGLPLIYANQLGGQDELVFDGASFAFNADRSLAFQMSQFEEAVSICEWRRGEDGWASSNGLQSRLPESEEADYRACMLGFRDYVNKNGFKNVVLGLSGGIDSAMCAALAVDALGEERVHTIMLPYRYTSQESLKDAKTCAEALGCRYDIIAIEEPVEGFLDALSDAFEGTEPGITEENLQSRTRGTILMAISNKFGSMVVTTGNKSEMSVGYATLYGDMNGGFNPIKDLYKMQVYALARWRNDTMPQGALGPYGEVIPQNIIDKAPSAELRPNQTDQDSLPPYPVLDDILECLVEREMSTEEIVARGHDVATVHRIEHLLYIAEYKRRQSAPGVKITKKNFGRDRRYPITNRFRDRG; this is encoded by the coding sequence ATGACCGCACAGATAGCCGCTCCTTCAACGCTACGGATCGCCGTCGCACAGCTAAATCCAACAGTCGGCGACATCGCCGGCAACCTGGCAAAGGCGCGCGAGGCGCGGGCCGACGCAGCGCGCCAGGGCGCCGATCTGCTACTGTTCACCGAACTTTTCATTTCTGGCTACCCGCCTGAGGATCTCGTTCTGAAGCCGGCCTTTCTGAAGGCCTGCCTCCAGGCGGTCGAGAAGCTCGCGGCGGAGACGGAGGACGGCGGGCCCGGTGTCGTCATCGGGTTCCCGCGGCGTGCCGGCTCTCTCCGTCACAATTCGGTGGCGGTGCTGGACGCCGGCAAGATCATCGCGATCCGCGACAAGGTCGACCTGCCGAACTACGGCGAATTCGACGAGAAGCGTGTGTTCGACACCGGCGAAATGCCGGGTCCGGTCAACTTCCGCGGCGTGCGCATCGGCATTCCGATCTGCGAGGACATCTGGGGCGATCTCGGCGTTTGCGAGACGCTGAAGGAGAGCGGCGCCGAGATCCTGCTCTCTCCGAATGGCTCGCCTTATTACCGCGGCAAGGTCGACGTCCGCCACCAGGTGGTCCTGAAGCAGGTGATCGAAACCGGCCTGCCGCTGATTTACGCCAACCAGCTCGGCGGCCAGGACGAACTGGTCTTCGACGGGGCAAGCTTCGCCTTTAATGCCGACCGGTCGCTTGCCTTCCAGATGAGCCAGTTCGAGGAGGCAGTTTCGATCTGTGAGTGGAGGAGAGGCGAGGACGGCTGGGCCTCGTCCAACGGGCTGCAGTCGCGCTTGCCGGAAAGCGAGGAGGCGGACTATCGCGCCTGCATGCTTGGCTTCCGGGACTACGTCAACAAGAATGGCTTTAAGAACGTCGTGCTCGGCCTTTCGGGCGGCATCGATTCGGCGATGTGCGCGGCGCTGGCGGTGGACGCGCTCGGGGAAGAGCGTGTGCACACCATCATGCTGCCTTATCGCTATACGTCGCAAGAGTCGCTGAAGGATGCCAAGACCTGCGCCGAGGCGCTCGGCTGCCGCTACGACATCATTGCAATCGAGGAGCCGGTCGAAGGATTCCTCGATGCGCTCTCCGATGCGTTCGAGGGAACGGAGCCCGGGATCACCGAAGAGAACCTCCAGAGCCGCACGCGCGGGACGATCTTGATGGCGATCTCCAACAAGTTCGGCTCGATGGTGGTGACGACCGGTAACAAGTCGGAGATGTCGGTAGGCTACGCCACCCTTTATGGCGACATGAACGGCGGCTTTAATCCGATCAAGGACCTCTACAAGATGCAGGTCTATGCTCTGGCACGCTGGCGCAACGACACCATGCCGCAGGGCGCACTCGGCCCCTACGGCGAAGTCATCCCGCAGAATATCATCGACAAGGCGCCGTCTGCCGAGCTGCGGCCCAATCAGACCGACCAGGACTCGCTGCCGCCCTATCCGGTGCTCGACGACATTCTCGAATGCCTGGTCGAGAGGGAAATGAGCACCGAGGAAATCGTCGCCCGCGGCCATGACGTGGCGACCGTGCATCGCATCGAACATCTCCTTTACATCGCCGAATACAAGCGCCGACAGTCGGCGCCGGGCGTGAAGATCACCAAGAAGAACTTCGGCCGCGATCGACGCTATCCGATCACCAACCGCTTTCGCGACAGGGGCTAA
- a CDS encoding LTA synthase family protein: MASIDSAAAKRSQVYVDRLGFSARHAKTLAGTRSALFSLFMAAALVFTVEFIVRQSFSDTAAYFMDPMRPAWTTIAAFFLVMLALDAAFGREHKAALLVAPLAIVPAFICQQKQVFLSDPLYPTDFLFGRQIMELMPVLVKDRPWTAVGVVVGLIATVVTGGLLLRYAWQNFPKLTRKERLARIAFALPLLVAFWNIMDYNQFSWIRDRLRVVPIMWDQTENYRHNGFALAFAINLPMANVSAPAGYMADAIDRIPVKPLPAGTSHRGKPDVIVLMSESFWDPTRLPNVKLTPDPMPTVREMQAGNVFSPEFGGMTANVEFEALTGFSNAFLPYGSIPYQQYIRNPIPSLATFFRGEGYVSRAIHPFQGWFWNRTAVYKAFGFDMFKSEENMPAMQKRGIFASDESLTKEIIRQADALNDPFFFFAVTLQGHGPYEPNRYAKNTIKVEGNLPEGDRQVLATYAQGIKEADDSLKMLMDWAKQRDRETIIVLFGDHLPPLNTVYTSTGYMKDITAERKGPKDQMKAQHETPLVVWSNKTGPKKNIGTISPAFLSHQILKHAGYEHPYYTGFLGKVHDHFRVLDRYMLIRKNGKAVAEWSRQPKIPASLRDYRFLQHDMMFGKRYSTDRFFKSHAELFQTGS; the protein is encoded by the coding sequence TTGGCCAGTATCGATTCCGCCGCCGCGAAACGTTCTCAGGTCTATGTCGATAGGCTTGGCTTTTCCGCGAGGCACGCAAAGACGCTGGCAGGTACACGCAGCGCGCTGTTCTCGCTTTTCATGGCGGCAGCGCTTGTCTTCACAGTCGAATTCATCGTACGCCAGTCTTTTTCGGACACCGCCGCCTATTTTATGGACCCGATGCGCCCGGCCTGGACGACCATTGCGGCCTTTTTTCTCGTTATGCTTGCACTTGATGCGGCCTTCGGTCGTGAGCACAAGGCTGCACTCCTCGTCGCGCCGCTTGCCATTGTGCCGGCCTTCATCTGCCAGCAGAAACAGGTCTTCCTGTCCGATCCGCTTTATCCGACCGATTTCCTTTTCGGCCGGCAAATCATGGAACTGATGCCGGTTCTCGTGAAGGATCGGCCCTGGACCGCTGTCGGCGTCGTGGTCGGACTGATTGCCACGGTCGTAACCGGGGGCCTTCTGCTGCGCTACGCCTGGCAGAACTTTCCCAAGCTGACGCGCAAGGAACGTCTCGCTCGCATTGCCTTCGCTCTGCCGCTGCTCGTCGCCTTCTGGAACATCATGGACTACAACCAATTCTCTTGGATCCGCGACCGGCTGCGGGTCGTCCCCATCATGTGGGATCAGACAGAGAACTACCGTCACAATGGGTTCGCGCTCGCCTTCGCGATCAATCTTCCGATGGCAAATGTCAGCGCTCCGGCCGGTTATATGGCGGATGCGATCGACCGCATCCCGGTGAAGCCCCTGCCCGCCGGAACGAGCCATCGCGGCAAACCGGATGTGATCGTGCTGATGAGCGAATCCTTCTGGGATCCGACCCGCCTTCCGAATGTGAAGCTGACGCCTGACCCGATGCCGACGGTCCGAGAAATGCAGGCTGGCAACGTCTTCTCGCCGGAGTTCGGCGGCATGACGGCCAATGTCGAGTTCGAGGCTCTGACCGGCTTTTCGAACGCGTTCCTCCCCTACGGGAGCATTCCCTACCAGCAGTATATCCGCAATCCGATCCCTTCGCTCGCGACGTTCTTCCGCGGTGAAGGTTACGTCTCTCGCGCCATCCACCCTTTTCAGGGCTGGTTCTGGAATCGCACTGCCGTTTACAAGGCCTTCGGCTTCGACATGTTCAAGTCGGAAGAGAATATGCCGGCGATGCAGAAGCGCGGGATCTTCGCCTCGGATGAATCGCTGACGAAGGAGATCATTCGCCAGGCGGACGCCTTGAACGACCCGTTCTTCTTCTTCGCCGTGACGCTGCAGGGCCACGGCCCCTACGAGCCTAACCGCTACGCGAAGAATACTATCAAGGTCGAGGGCAATCTGCCCGAAGGTGACCGGCAGGTGCTCGCCACTTATGCGCAAGGCATCAAGGAAGCGGACGACAGCCTGAAGATGCTGATGGACTGGGCGAAGCAGCGGGACCGCGAGACGATCATCGTCCTCTTCGGTGACCATCTGCCGCCCCTCAACACGGTCTACACGAGTACCGGATACATGAAGGACATAACCGCCGAGCGCAAGGGGCCGAAGGATCAGATGAAGGCGCAGCACGAAACGCCGCTCGTCGTCTGGTCGAATAAGACCGGCCCGAAGAAGAATATCGGCACCATCAGTCCGGCTTTCCTTTCCCATCAGATCTTGAAACACGCCGGCTACGAGCACCCTTACTACACTGGGTTTCTCGGCAAGGTGCACGATCACTTCCGCGTCCTCGACCGCTACATGCTGATCCGCAAGAACGGCAAGGCCGTCGCGGAATGGTCGCGGCAGCCGAAGATACCGGCATCGCTCCGCGATTACCGTTTCCTGCAGCACGACATGATGTTCGGCAAGCGTTACAGCACCGACCGCTTCTTCAAATCCCATGCCGAGCTGTTCCAAACGGGCTCGTAG
- a CDS encoding TadE/TadG family type IV pilus assembly protein has product MPVLKRLLGSRKGAAAIEFAVIAPLFFMCVLTLVAYGIYLSAAHSIQQIAADAARTAIAGLSEEERERLATDYIRRTTMNQTFIRSSRMNVSVRDDANNANQFTVTITYDASDLPIWKLFTFALPGEQIERYATIRVGGI; this is encoded by the coding sequence ATGCCTGTTCTGAAGCGCCTACTTGGCAGCCGCAAGGGTGCAGCCGCCATCGAATTCGCCGTTATTGCCCCGCTCTTTTTCATGTGCGTGCTGACCCTGGTCGCCTATGGCATCTATCTCAGCGCCGCCCACTCCATCCAGCAGATCGCCGCCGATGCCGCGCGCACGGCGATAGCGGGCCTTTCGGAAGAAGAACGGGAGCGACTTGCAACCGACTACATCCGTCGCACGACGATGAACCAGACTTTCATCCGGTCCTCGCGGATGAATGTCAGCGTCCGCGACGACGCCAACAACGCGAACCAGTTTACCGTCACCATCACCTACGACGCCAGCGATCTCCCCATTTGGAAGCTCTTCACCTTCGCATTGCCGGGCGAGCAGATCGAGCGCTACGCGACCATACGCGTGGGAGGGATCTAA
- a CDS encoding pilus assembly protein TadG-related protein: MPDTTMRQYLKSRSGNIGISAALVMPLLITSMGLGIDYGYLTLQKRELQSVADLAAIAAAANVGSAEQAVLGHFKSNGMAFAVSTSAGLMTPDGKVLPNEVETAAKGVATIARGRYAPDPAIDAGQRFIKDAVPADAVQVTLEKKGILYLAAMFSDPPDLSVVGTAASSKVAAFSVGSRLASLNGGLLNAVLGQMLGTTISLKVMDYEALIDADIDIQPFLKILATRLSLTTASYEDVLTADLTMPQLLGSLRLVPGLSGTVTSALKSIELATAGNKQTFTLAQILNIDPKKSLSVDAGSDWAMKVNALQIVSAAAAIANGDHQIALDAIAGLPGIASAKVRLAIGEPPVATPSHRLGTPGSAVRTAQTRLAVEVTVDGLAALAGTRIRLPVYVELAHAEAKLSDIRCYGGTPENAAVVVDAVPGIAEIALGDVDPTVLASFSSDARVTRARILDGPIKIDAIAHVEAKNLQASRLTFSPNEVASHTIKSVSTKDILSSTTKTLLGNLDARINVGDLLSLGAPTLLTQALAQTLGAATAPVDQLLYNLLLLVGVRVGEADVRVTGVKCQQPVLVQ; this comes from the coding sequence ATGCCCGACACCACGATGCGGCAATACCTCAAGTCCCGGAGCGGCAACATCGGCATCTCGGCGGCCCTCGTCATGCCGCTCCTGATCACGTCGATGGGGCTCGGTATCGATTACGGCTATCTCACGCTTCAAAAGCGTGAGTTGCAGTCCGTAGCCGACCTCGCGGCAATCGCGGCGGCCGCCAATGTCGGCTCGGCCGAACAGGCGGTTTTGGGTCACTTCAAGAGCAATGGGATGGCCTTTGCCGTATCGACCTCTGCCGGCCTGATGACCCCCGACGGCAAGGTGTTGCCGAACGAGGTCGAAACGGCCGCCAAGGGCGTGGCCACGATCGCCCGCGGGCGCTATGCCCCCGACCCTGCGATCGATGCGGGGCAGCGCTTCATCAAGGATGCCGTGCCCGCCGACGCGGTGCAGGTCACGCTCGAGAAAAAGGGCATTCTTTATCTCGCAGCCATGTTCAGCGACCCGCCGGACCTGAGCGTCGTCGGAACGGCGGCGAGTTCAAAGGTGGCGGCGTTTTCCGTCGGGTCCCGCCTCGCCAGCCTTAATGGCGGCCTGCTGAACGCCGTTCTCGGCCAGATGCTCGGAACGACCATTTCACTCAAGGTCATGGACTACGAGGCGTTGATTGACGCCGATATCGATATCCAGCCATTTCTCAAGATCCTCGCAACCCGTCTTAGCCTGACGACGGCGTCCTACGAAGACGTGCTGACAGCCGATTTGACGATGCCGCAATTGCTCGGGTCACTGCGCCTCGTTCCAGGGCTTTCCGGCACCGTGACTTCTGCACTCAAGAGCATCGAGCTTGCCACCGCCGGCAATAAGCAGACTTTCACGTTGGCGCAGATACTCAACATCGATCCAAAAAAGAGCCTGAGCGTCGATGCCGGTTCGGATTGGGCGATGAAAGTGAACGCATTACAGATCGTCTCGGCCGCCGCGGCAATTGCCAACGGCGATCACCAGATTGCGCTCGACGCCATTGCCGGTCTGCCGGGCATCGCATCGGCGAAGGTCCGGCTCGCAATCGGGGAACCGCCAGTCGCGACGCCCAGCCATCGCCTTGGCACGCCCGGCTCCGCGGTGCGCACCGCTCAGACCCGCCTGGCAGTCGAGGTAACGGTCGATGGCCTCGCGGCTCTCGCGGGAACCCGCATCCGCCTGCCGGTCTATGTGGAGCTTGCGCATGCCGAAGCGAAACTGTCCGACATCCGCTGTTATGGCGGGACCCCGGAGAACGCTGCCGTTGTTGTCGACGCGGTGCCAGGCATAGCGGAAATCGCGCTCGGCGATGTCGACCCGACGGTTCTCGCGAGCTTCTCGTCCGATGCGCGGGTGACGCGAGCCCGCATTCTTGACGGTCCGATCAAGATCGACGCCATCGCCCATGTCGAAGCCAAAAACTTGCAGGCCTCCCGCCTGACGTTCAGCCCGAACGAGGTTGCATCGCACACAATAAAGAGCGTTTCGACCAAGGACATTCTTTCCTCGACGACGAAGACCCTGCTGGGCAATCTTGACGCGCGAATCAATGTGGGTGATCTGTTATCACTCGGAGCTCCGACATTGCTGACGCAAGCCCTTGCACAAACGCTCGGCGCCGCCACCGCCCCTGTCGATCAGCTGCTCTATAACCTGCTGCTACTGGTTGGCGTCCGTGTCGGCGAGGCCGATGTCCGCGTCACCGGCGTCAAATGTCAGCAACCGGTGCTTGTACAATGA
- a CDS encoding GFA family protein, with amino-acid sequence MSEIHEGGCLCGAVRFRARGKLRELIFCHCSQCRKQTGLYYAATNVLNSEMDVEGGDNITWYRSSSEAQRGFCRHCGSALFWKADGLDYTSILAGTFDASTKLEPGYHIFCADKGDYYEIGDDLPRFAKVRS; translated from the coding sequence ATGTCGGAAATTCATGAAGGCGGCTGCCTTTGCGGCGCTGTTCGTTTCAGAGCGCGCGGAAAACTCAGGGAACTGATCTTCTGCCATTGTTCGCAATGCCGGAAGCAGACCGGGCTCTACTATGCAGCAACGAATGTGCTGAACAGCGAGATGGATGTTGAGGGGGGCGACAACATCACCTGGTATCGTTCCAGCAGCGAGGCACAACGCGGGTTTTGCCGGCATTGCGGGTCGGCGCTGTTCTGGAAAGCGGATGGTCTCGACTACACCTCGATCCTGGCCGGGACATTCGATGCGTCGACCAAGCTCGAGCCCGGCTATCATATTTTCTGCGCGGACAAGGGCGATTATTATGAAATCGGCGACGACCTGCCGCGCTTCGCCAAAGTGCGTAGCTAA
- a CDS encoding class II 3-deoxy-7-phosphoheptulonate synthase gives MAQTWTPNSWRQKPIQQVPDYPDHAVLEAVEARLAKYPPLVFAGEARRLKSALANVAEGRGFLLQGGDCAESFAEHGADTIRDFFRAFLQMAVVLTFGAQQPVVKVGRIAGQFAKPRSSGVEKQGDVTLPSYRGDIINGIEFTEEARVPNPERQIMAYRQSAATLNLLRAFAMGGYANLENVHQWMLGFVKDSPQAERYRKLADRISETMDFMKAIGITSENHPSLRETDFFTSHEALLLGYEQALTRVDSTSGDWYATSGHMIWIGDRTRQPDHAHIEYCRGIKNPLGLKCGPSLTADGLLELIDLLNPANEAGRLTLICRFGHDRVAEHLPRLIRAVEREGKKVVWSCDPMHGNTITLNNYKTRPFERILSEVESFFQIHRAEGTHPGGIHIEMTGNDVTECTGGARALSGDDLADRYHTHCDPRLNADQALELAFLLAERMKGGRDEKKMVVNG, from the coding sequence ATGGCACAGACTTGGACTCCGAATAGCTGGCGGCAAAAACCCATTCAGCAGGTGCCGGACTATCCGGACCACGCAGTGCTCGAGGCAGTGGAAGCACGCCTTGCGAAATATCCGCCGCTCGTCTTTGCCGGCGAGGCGCGGCGTCTGAAGAGTGCTCTTGCCAATGTCGCCGAAGGCCGCGGCTTCCTGCTGCAGGGCGGCGACTGCGCCGAAAGTTTCGCCGAGCACGGCGCCGACACGATCCGTGACTTCTTCCGGGCCTTCCTGCAAATGGCCGTTGTCCTGACCTTTGGGGCGCAGCAGCCGGTCGTCAAGGTTGGTCGCATCGCCGGCCAGTTCGCCAAGCCCCGCTCCTCGGGCGTCGAGAAACAGGGTGACGTTACGTTGCCCAGCTACCGCGGCGATATCATCAATGGCATCGAATTCACGGAAGAGGCGCGCGTGCCCAATCCGGAGCGGCAGATCATGGCCTACCGCCAATCCGCCGCGACACTCAATCTCCTGCGCGCCTTCGCGATGGGTGGTTACGCCAATCTCGAGAACGTGCATCAGTGGATGCTCGGCTTCGTCAAGGACAGCCCGCAGGCGGAACGCTACCGCAAGCTTGCCGACCGGATCTCAGAGACGATGGATTTCATGAAGGCGATCGGCATCACCTCGGAAAACCATCCGAGCCTGCGCGAGACCGATTTCTTCACCAGCCATGAGGCGCTGCTGCTCGGTTACGAGCAGGCGCTGACCCGCGTCGACTCGACCTCGGGCGACTGGTACGCGACCTCCGGGCACATGATCTGGATCGGCGACCGCACGCGCCAGCCGGACCATGCGCATATCGAATATTGCCGCGGCATCAAGAATCCTCTCGGCCTGAAATGCGGTCCGTCGCTGACGGCCGATGGTCTCCTGGAGCTGATCGACCTGCTCAACCCCGCCAACGAAGCAGGCCGCCTGACGCTGATCTGCCGTTTCGGCCACGACAGGGTTGCCGAGCACCTGCCACGGCTGATCCGTGCCGTCGAGCGCGAAGGCAAGAAGGTCGTGTGGTCGTGCGATCCGATGCACGGCAACACCATCACGCTCAACAACTACAAGACCCGGCCTTTCGAGCGGATTCTGTCGGAGGTCGAAAGCTTCTTCCAGATCCACCGCGCCGAAGGCACGCACCCGGGCGGCATCCACATCGAGATGACCGGCAACGACGTGACCGAATGCACCGGTGGCGCCCGCGCGCTTTCCGGCGACGATCTCGCCGACCGCTATCACACCCATTGCGATCCACGCCTCAATGCCGACCAAGCCCTGGAACTTGCCTTCCTGCTTGCCGAACGCATGAAGGGCGGCCGCGATGAAAAGAAAATGGTCGTGAACGGCTGA
- the gor gene encoding glutathione-disulfide reductase — MPAFDYDLFVIGGGSGGVRSGRLAAALGKKVAIAEEFRYGGTCVIRGCVPKKLYVYASQFSEHFEDAVGFGWSVGESRFDWAKLVAAKEQEITRLEGLYRKGLANAGAEILDTRAELVDPNTVRLLKSGRTVTAERIVIAVGGHPSPHDALPGHELCISSNEAFDLAELPKSILIAGGGYIAVEFANIFHGLGVQTTLIYRGKEILSRFDQDLRRGLHAAMEEKGIRIICEDIIQSVSAGGAGHRIAKTMKHGEIVVDQVMLALGRVPNTNGLGLESAGVKTNERGAIIVDAFSRTSAPGIYALGDVTDRVQLTPVAIHEAMCFIETEYKNNPTSPDHDLIATAVFSQPEIGTVGMSEEEAARQFEELEVYRAEFRPMKATLSGRKERMIMKLLVNAADRKVVGAHILGHDAGEMAQLLGISLKAGCTKDDFDRTMAVHPTAAEELVTMYQPSYRVRKGEKIA; from the coding sequence ATGCCCGCTTTCGACTATGACCTCTTCGTGATCGGTGGCGGTTCGGGCGGTGTCAGGAGCGGGCGGCTTGCCGCGGCCCTAGGCAAGAAGGTGGCGATCGCGGAGGAGTTTCGCTATGGCGGCACCTGCGTCATCCGCGGCTGCGTTCCGAAGAAACTCTATGTCTATGCGTCGCAATTTTCGGAGCATTTCGAGGATGCGGTCGGCTTCGGCTGGAGCGTTGGCGAAAGCCGTTTCGACTGGGCGAAGCTCGTCGCAGCCAAGGAACAGGAGATCACCCGGCTCGAAGGCCTCTACCGCAAGGGACTTGCCAACGCCGGAGCCGAAATTCTCGACACGCGCGCCGAACTGGTGGATCCCAACACCGTCCGGCTGTTAAAGAGTGGCAGGACGGTTACGGCGGAGCGCATCGTGATTGCGGTCGGTGGCCATCCGAGCCCGCACGACGCGCTGCCCGGGCACGAGCTTTGCATCAGCTCCAATGAAGCCTTCGACCTAGCGGAATTGCCGAAGTCGATCCTGATTGCCGGCGGCGGGTACATCGCCGTCGAGTTCGCCAACATCTTCCATGGACTTGGGGTGCAAACGACGCTGATCTATCGAGGCAAGGAAATTCTCTCGCGCTTCGACCAGGATCTAAGGCGCGGCCTGCATGCGGCAATGGAGGAAAAGGGCATCCGCATCATCTGCGAGGACATCATCCAGTCGGTGTCGGCTGGCGGGGCCGGCCATCGCATAGCCAAGACAATGAAGCATGGCGAGATCGTCGTCGATCAGGTGATGCTCGCGCTCGGTCGCGTACCGAATACCAATGGCCTGGGGCTCGAAAGCGCCGGGGTCAAGACCAACGAACGCGGCGCGATCATTGTCGACGCCTTCTCGCGCACGAGCGCGCCCGGCATCTATGCGCTTGGCGATGTCACCGACCGCGTGCAATTGACGCCGGTGGCGATCCATGAGGCGATGTGCTTCATCGAGACCGAATACAAGAACAATCCGACCTCACCGGACCACGACCTGATCGCGACCGCTGTGTTTTCGCAGCCGGAGATCGGCACGGTCGGGATGTCGGAAGAGGAGGCGGCCCGGCAATTCGAAGAGCTGGAAGTCTATCGCGCCGAGTTCCGGCCGATGAAGGCGACTCTTTCCGGACGCAAGGAAAGAATGATCATGAAGCTTCTGGTCAATGCCGCCGATCGCAAGGTGGTAGGCGCGCATATACTCGGCCATGATGCCGGGGAGATGGCGCAGTTGCTCGGAATTTCGCTCAAGGCCGGCTGCACCAAGGATGACTTCGACCGGACTATGGCGGTGCACCCGACAGCGGCGGAGGAACTGGTGACCATGTACCAGCCGTCTTATCGCGTCCGAAAGGGCGAAAAGATCGCTTAA
- a CDS encoding DUF2059 domain-containing protein has product MNRLTGLARTFAAAAVLFSVSIPAVQAQDVAEDQVKAARATIAALGVTNSFDNILPSLAERLKNTLIQASPNHQELITATVDEKALSLAARRSDLEREAATIYAKTFTIEELNAITEFYNSPAGKKLLNDGPIASRELLKAADIWAAGVSRDLTNDATKSLDATLGGAPAADAGTQAPAQQ; this is encoded by the coding sequence ATGAACAGACTCACAGGTCTCGCCCGCACATTCGCAGCCGCTGCGGTTCTCTTTTCGGTTTCGATCCCGGCGGTTCAGGCACAGGACGTGGCGGAAGATCAGGTCAAGGCGGCACGCGCGACCATTGCAGCGCTTGGAGTGACCAACAGTTTCGACAACATTTTACCGAGTCTCGCCGAGCGTCTGAAGAACACGCTGATCCAGGCCTCGCCGAACCATCAGGAGCTGATCACCGCCACGGTGGACGAGAAGGCGCTTAGCCTTGCGGCGCGGCGCTCGGATCTCGAGCGCGAGGCGGCGACGATCTACGCGAAGACCTTCACGATCGAAGAACTGAACGCGATCACCGAGTTCTACAATTCGCCGGCCGGCAAGAAGCTGTTGAACGACGGTCCGATCGCCTCCCGCGAGCTTTTGAAGGCGGCTGACATCTGGGCGGCCGGCGTTTCGCGCGACCTCACGAACGATGCCACCAAGTCGCTTGACGCCACGCTCGGCGGCGCTCCTGCGGCTGATGCCGGCACTCAGGCACCGGCACAACAGTAA
- the rpiA gene encoding ribose-5-phosphate isomerase RpiA, with amino-acid sequence MDARQMKIKAAQAALEYVEDGMRLGIGTGSTAEEFVRLLAEKVASGFQIHGVPTSERTARLCLELGVPLKSLDELPELDLTIDGADEVDGRLRLIKGGGGALLREKIVASASARMIVIADESKVVDVLGAFKLPIEVNPFGQVATRLAIEKAASRLGLTGDIGVRASGDGPFMTDGGHLILDASFGRIPDADALAGELNAIPGVVEHGLFIGLASLAIIAGPEAARTLKAS; translated from the coding sequence ATGGACGCCCGCCAAATGAAGATCAAGGCCGCTCAAGCGGCGCTGGAATATGTCGAAGACGGCATGCGGCTCGGGATCGGCACCGGGTCGACCGCTGAAGAATTTGTCCGACTGCTTGCCGAAAAAGTCGCCTCCGGGTTCCAGATCCACGGCGTCCCGACATCCGAGCGTACAGCACGGCTTTGCCTCGAACTGGGCGTACCGTTGAAGTCGCTCGATGAATTGCCCGAGCTGGATCTGACGATCGATGGCGCCGATGAAGTCGACGGAAGGCTGCGCCTGATCAAGGGCGGCGGCGGCGCATTGCTGCGCGAGAAAATCGTCGCGAGCGCCTCCGCGCGGATGATCGTCATTGCCGACGAATCGAAGGTCGTCGACGTGCTCGGCGCCTTCAAGCTTCCGATAGAAGTGAATCCCTTCGGTCAGGTTGCAACCCGGCTGGCGATCGAGAAAGCGGCTTCCCGCCTGGGTTTGACGGGCGATATCGGCGTGCGTGCCTCGGGCGACGGGCCCTTCATGACGGACGGCGGACACCTCATTCTCGATGCATCTTTTGGCCGTATTCCTGATGCAGATGCGCTCGCGGGAGAGCTGAACGCCATTCCCGGCGTGGTCGAGCACGGGCTTTTCATCGGGTTGGCTTCATTGGCGATCATTGCCGGTCCGGAGGCAGCGCGTACCTTGAAGGCGTCCTGA